CCAAGTTGGAGAAAGCAGACATCCTGGAGATGACAGTGAAACACCTGAGGAACATGCAGCGCGTGCAGATGAGCGGTAAGTTTATCTGATGCATTAAAGATCAAAGTAAACCCTGCACGAATCTGCAGATGGAATCTGTCAGCCACAAACGCGTCACTAATACCcgtcacttctctctctctctcttcccccagCAGCGCTCTCAGCAGATGCCACCGTCCTGAGTAAATACAGAGCCGGATTCAACGAGTGCACGAACGAGGTCACCCGCTTCCTGTCCACCTCAGAGGGGGTGAACACGGAGGTGAGGTCGCGGCTCCTCAACCACCTCTCCAGCTGCATGGGCCAGATGATGTCCATGAACTACCCGCAGCAGGTCCCGTCCCAGCAGGCGCATCTGGCGCAGCCTCTCCACGTGCAGCTCCCATCTACCCTCCCCATCAGCGGCGCTTCCATGGGCTCCAAGCTCAGTCCCGTCGAGGCCATCTCCCCCAAGGTGTTTGGTGGCTTCCAGCTCGTGCCCGCATCCGACGGACAGTTCGCTTTTTTGATCCCTAACCCGGCCTTTGCCTCCGCTACGGCCCCGGTTATCCCCCTTTACGCAAACGCAGGAGTGCCTGTCGCGGTTAACGCCAGCCCGGTGCACTGCAGCTCGGCGCCCACTGCAGCATCTCCAGTCCACGGGATGACGTCCTTCTCCGGGGGGTCCCAAGCGGTCAGCCCTGTGGGTGTCAGCACCGGCTCCGAGAGCAACGAGCCCGTGTGGCGGCCTTGGTAGCTCCAGGGACGAGAGACTCATGCGAAACCATTACTTTTTTAAGTGACTGCACACAACTGTTGCGGGGGATCAACCTGTGACTTTTCCGCAGTGGAATGGTAACTCTAACCACTTAATAACCCCCAGTACTTCTCATTGTTTCGTTTTATGGAACAGGGGTTGCCTTATATGGCAGTTTTTCTAATTTATCGTCTGAGTCCAACATTTGGATGTCGGTGATAAAAATGCTGTACATGCAGAAGAAATATAGGAGATGTTTTGTCATGAAGTACTTTTTATGAAAAGATTTTAGTTTTGTACAGAGTTGTTATGAATTGTTATACCAAAGCTGTGTTTTAtattctttgttgttttgtgttgaaaagaaaaaaaactgaagttgGGCTTTGGCCcgttgttttaataaatgactTTTCAGAAATGAACGTCTTGTCCACAGACTGTTTCTATCATTCCTACTGCTGCTTTCTACTTTATTGGAGGAAATAAAAGGTCATTATAGTCGCTCAGGCCGTGCGTACA
The sequence above is drawn from the Hippoglossus hippoglossus isolate fHipHip1 chromosome 7, fHipHip1.pri, whole genome shotgun sequence genome and encodes:
- the her9 gene encoding hairy-related 9 isoform X2; protein product: MPADTMEKQTASPIAGAPATGSHTPDKPKNASEHRKSSKPIMEKRRRARINESLGQLKTLILDALKKDSSRHSKLEKADILEMTVKHLRNMQRVQMSALSADATVLSKYRAGFNECTNEVTRFLSTSEGVNTEVRSRLLNHLSSCMGQMMSMNYPQQVPSQQAHLAQPLHVQLPSTLPISGASMGSKLSPVEAISPKVFGGFQLVPASDGQFAFLIPNPAFASATAPVIPLYANAGVPVAVNASPVHCSSAPTAASPVHGMTSFSGGSQAVSPVGVSTGSESNEPVWRPW
- the her9 gene encoding hairy-related 9 isoform X1 encodes the protein MPADTMEKQTASPIAGAPATGSHTPDKPKNASEHRKSSKPIMEKRRRARINESLGQLKTLILDALKKDSSRHSKLEKADILEMTVKHLRNMQRVQMSAALSADATVLSKYRAGFNECTNEVTRFLSTSEGVNTEVRSRLLNHLSSCMGQMMSMNYPQQVPSQQAHLAQPLHVQLPSTLPISGASMGSKLSPVEAISPKVFGGFQLVPASDGQFAFLIPNPAFASATAPVIPLYANAGVPVAVNASPVHCSSAPTAASPVHGMTSFSGGSQAVSPVGVSTGSESNEPVWRPW